The following DNA comes from Candidatus Rokuibacteriota bacterium.
ACCTGGGGCGTCGTGCCGACGTCCGGGGCCGGGATGTCGCCCTCGGGACTGATCAGGATCGAGATCTCCGTGGCGTAGCGGCGGGTCAGGCTCTCCAGCTCCTGGAGAGAGAGCTGCTTCGGGTCGCACACGACGCCGCCCTTGGCGCCGCCGTACGGCAGGTTCACGACGGCGCACTTCCACGTCATCCACATGGCGAGGGCCCGCACCTCGTCCAGGGTCACGCCCGGGTGATAGCGGATGCCGCCTTTGGTCGGGCCCCGCGCGGTCGAGTGGTGGACTCGATAGCCGGTGAAGATCCGGACCGAGCGGTCGTCCATCCGGACCGGAAAGTTCACGGTCAGCTCGCGCTTCGGCGCGCGGAGGAACTCTTCGATGCCGCGCTTGAGCGCAAGGTGCCTGACCGCCCGGTCGTACTGCGCGAGCGCCATCGCGTAAGGGTTTTCGCCGGTCATCTCACACCCGGGTACCACGCCGCGAGCGCCGACCGCCGGGAGGCGTCGCGGTGATTCCGCGCGCTCACTCCACGTCCGGCATCGCGGGCGACGGCCGTCCCTCCGCCCACATGACGAGCGCTTCCAGCACGTCGGACATCGTGAGGATCCCGACCACGCGCTCATCGTCGACGACCGGGATGGCGCCGATCTTCCCGTCGAGCATGGCGCGCGCGGCCTCCAGGAGCAGCGCGGACGGCGCCATCGTCACGGGGTTCTCCGTCATGATCTGCGCGACCGGGGCGCGCGGGCGGAGCCCGGGGTCGATCTCCAGGAGCCGGCGGACATCGCGGTTGGAGAGGATCCCCACCAGCCGCGCCTCCTCCACGACAAGCACATGCCGGATCCCCCGCGCCTCCATCAGGCGGACCACGCGCTCCGCCACCCATGCGGGCGACACCGTGACCGGCCGCCGGCTCATCCAGTCCCGGACGCTTCCCAGCTTCGCGAGCGCCGGCAAATCGCTCATGCGCATCTCCTCGTCACGATCCCTCCTGCATCGCGAGCGCTGACCACCCCTGGTCGCGCCCGGTCCGCGTTCGACGTGCTCCCTTTCCGAATGCTCCGGCGGGCCCGGCGCGGCCGGGTGCGGAAGGCGTCAGGGTTCGGTCGCCGCCACGACCCAGACCTTAAGCGCGGTGAGGCGCTCGCCTTCCTGCCGGACCCGCACCGTGACGAAATCCGCCGTCTTCAGATCCTGGCGGCTGAGCGTCACCTCCACGAAGTCCCCGAGCCACCCGCGGGGCCCTGGGCCGGGAGTACGCTCCACGAGCGTACACTCGGTCTCCGGCGTCAGCGTGATCACCCGCCGCGTGACCTCCGTGACGCCGGCCCGTACGCGCCAGGGCCCGATCTCGCCCAGGGTCATCGCACCCGCCGTGGCATCCAGGGCCAGGATCCTTCCCGAGTAGCTCGCCGTGCCGGCCCAGACCACCACCGGCGGCGCCAGCGCCACCAGTACCGCCAGCAGCAGCGAAGTTCCGCGGCTCATCTGCCGTGGCTTCATGCCTCCCTCACCGTCCTCTCGGGGTCGAATGTCCTACCGCGTGCCCTACCCCGTGCCGCTCACCGGCCGGAGCTCCAGCTCGCCTCCTCAGCGGGTCAGAGCGGATACCGCAGGCGCGCCGCGACGCCGCCAGCGCTCGCGAGTCCCCGGTGGGCCGACACCGTTTCGACCTTGCCGCCCGTGGCGAGCACCCGGTCCACCAGCGCTTCGCCCAGTTCCACCGGTCTCGCCTCGTTCCCGCACCGGCTGCACGACGATGCCTGGCCGGGTTCAAGGATGCCACACACGACGCACATCCGCCCGGGCTCCGCAAAGGCCCTCAGCACGTAGAGGCAGTGAACGCTGCCGCGGCTGGCCGCCTCCAGCGAGGCGCTGATTCCCGCGACGGCGTGCCCGCCCTTGGCGGCCTCGGTCAGCACGGCGTCCACGGCTGCGCCGATCTCCTCGCCTCCCAGCTCGGCGATGAACGCGGCGGCACGCTCGAGGATCGCGCTGACCGCCTCGTAGCGCCCGCCGGGAACGGTCCCGGCGATCCGCTCGGCGACCCGCCGCGGCAGGTGCCGGCGGAAAGCGGCGATGGTCCGCGGCTCCCCTGCCATGACGATCCGTTGGCAGCACCGTGCTGGGCGCGGCCCTGATCCTGCCCAGCTCGGCGAGTCGCGCGGCGTAATCCGTCCGCCTCTCAGGCGAGG
Coding sequences within:
- a CDS encoding CBS domain-containing protein — translated: MSDLPALAKLGSVRDWMSRRPVTVSPAWVAERVVRLMEARGIRHVLVVEEARLVGILSNRDVRRLLEIDPGLRPRAPVAQIMTENPVTMAPSALLLEAARAMLDGKIGAIPVVDDERVVGILTMSDVLEALVMWAEGRPSPAMPDVE